From Carya illinoinensis cultivar Pawnee chromosome 5, C.illinoinensisPawnee_v1, whole genome shotgun sequence, one genomic window encodes:
- the LOC122311507 gene encoding GDSL esterase/lipase At4g10955-like produces the protein MGNEKRNFDISGPKHLKDIVDWNNADYRRSAISSLVQGVYVLESERENSTNAQPWYESFKFQLVEPIKRDDQSIFGAIYKYIGKYPAPDSDVLPRYVIALRGTVDLKRPKIWGIDIMMDIKLLLNKLEESSCFILATDRVKRLVKENGAPNVWLAGHSLGAAVALLVGKKIIFDMECYPEAYLFNPPFLSIPTNHFLGDGKVKKIIQTGRRSVKAALTVAAKPRNSQMKEHFHLLSCWTPHMFVNPGDVVCREYIDYFQRNIRDGKIMRLAESNSFGNLFNHVVRWKDLKNATHLLPSAELIVNHSCPGPNIDDNIFSPYYHAHDIRQWWDREVRCQSTIYNIARNDPQPTTEDP, from the exons ATGGGGAATGAGAAGAGAAATTTCGACATTTCAGGACCTAAACATCTCAAAGATATTGTTGACTG GAACAATGCAGATTACCGGAGATCTGCCATTTCCAGCTTGGTTCAAGGAGTATACGTCCTGGAAAGTGAGCGCGAAAATTCCACAAATGCTCAACCCTGGTACGAATCCTTCAAATTCCAGCTAGTTGAACCTATCAAACGTGATGACCAGTCCATATTCGGTGCCATTTATAAATACATTGGCAAATACCCAGCACCTGATTCAGACGTACTCCCAAGATATGTTATTGCCTTACGGGGCACAGTCGACCTCAAGCGTCCAAAGATATGGGGAATAGACATCATGATGGACATTAAACTCTTACTCAACAAACTTGAAGAAAGCAGTTGCTTTATACTTGCCACGGATCGTGTTAAGCGCCTTGTTAAGGAGAATGGAGCTCCAAATGTATGGTTGGCTGGACATTCTTTGGGGGCAGCTGTAGCATTGCTTGTTGGAAAGAAGATAATTTTTGATATGGAATGCTATCCTGAAGCTTATCTTTTTAATCCTCCATTCCTATCTATCCCCACAAATCATTTTCTAGGGGACGGGAAAGTGAAGAAAATTATCCAAACTGGACGCCGTTCGGTCAAGGCGGCCCTCACCGTTGCTGCAAAACCTAGGAATAGTCAAATGAAGGAACATTTTCATTTGTTATCTTGCTGGACTCCTCACATGTTTGTGAACCCAGGTGACGTTGTTTGCAGAGAATATATTGACTACTTCCAACGCAACATTAGAGATGGAAAAATCATGAGGCTAGCAGAAAGTAACAGTTTCGGGAATCTTTTCAATCATGTTGTACGTtggaaagatttaaaaaatgcaaCGCATCTCCTTCCTTCGGCAGAGCTAATTGTTAATCATTCATGTCCAGGCCCAAatattgatgataatattttttcccCATATTATCATGCTCATGACATTCGCCAGTGGTGGGATCGTGAGGTTCGCTGCCAATCAACGATCTATAATATCGCGCGGAATGATCCACAACCTACTACAGAGGATCCCTAG
- the LOC122309496 gene encoding GDSL esterase/lipase At4g10955-like, whose translation MTSHRKVFNISGPTHLTVVDWRNAHHRRTVAASLIQGVYTLEYDRLHRHGPNEALAPPWWNFFNFNLDCVLVDDVDLSIFGAVYKYKYRDPSSKVPNYVIAFRGEALRQDSRPEAVELAFKCISNKLQQTSRFQLAMQRVEKIVASPGAGNVWLAGHSLGSAMALLVGKNMVIKRNCFLETYLFNPPFPSVPLELIKDEKLKGGLRFAGNVVKVGLALAADARKPQEHDPFAALSPWIPHLFVNADDAVCAEYIGYFESRKKLQGLADGEIQRLAMQNPIRNLIKCAAFGKDLEDTLHLLPSAYLNVINGGPSNNFREAHRIHQWWNPNFRFDIQLYQYPHVFRGKQPNKFVN comes from the exons ATGACATCTCACAGGAAAGTTTTCAACATTTCAGGACCAACCCATCTCACAGTTGTTGACTG GAGAAATGCACATCACCGAAGAACTGTCGCTGCCAGCTTGATTCAAGGAGTCTACACTCTAGAATATGACCGCCTGCACCGACACGGACCTAATGAAGCTCTTGCTCCGCCCTGGTGGAACTTCTTCAATTTCAATCTAGATTGCGTTCTCGTGGATGATGTTGACTTGTCCATATTCGGTGCCGTTTATAAATACAAATACCGAGACCCTTCCTCAAAAGTCCCAAACTATGTTATTGCCTTTCGTGGAGAAGCCCTCCGACAGGATTCAAGGCCCGAGGCTGTCGAGTTAGCCTTCAAGTGTATCAGTAACAAACTACAGCAGACCTCCCGCTTTCAACTTGCAATGCAGCGTGTTGAGAAAATTGTTGCTTCTCCTGGAGCTGGAAATGTATGGTTGGCTGGACATTCTCTAGGGTCAGCCATGGCATTGCTTGTTGGAAAGAACATGGTCATCAAGAGGAATTGTTTTCTTGAAACATATCTTTTCAATCCGCCATTCCCATCTGTCCCCCTAGAGCTGATCAAAGACGAGAAACTGAAGGGTGGACTCCGCTTTGCAGGCAATGTTGTCAAGGTAGGCCTCGCCCTTGCTGCAGACGCTCGTAAGCCTCAAGAACATGACCCTTTTGCTGCGCTATCTCCATGGATTCCTCACCTGTTTGTGAACGCAGATGATGCTGTTTGCGCAGAGTATATTGGTTACTTTGAAAGTAGGAAGAAATTGCAGGGCCTTGCAGATGGAGAAATCCAAAGGCTTGCAATGCAGAATCCTATTAGGAATCTGATTAAATGTGCTGCATTTGGGAAGGACTTAGAAGATACGTTGCATCTCCTTCCTTCTGCATATCTCAATGTTATTAACGGTGGTCCATCCAACAATTTCAGGGAAGCTCATAGAATTCACCAATGGTGGAATCCCAATTTTCGTTTCGATATCCAGCTGTATCAATATCCCCATGTGTTCCGGGGGAAGCAGCCCAATAAATTCGTGAACTAG
- the LOC122311592 gene encoding GDSL esterase/lipase At4g10955-like — protein sequence MGNKKRNFDISGPKHLKDIVDWNNADHRRSAISSLVQGVYVLESERENSTNAQPWYESFKFQLVEPLKRDDQSIFGAIYKYIGKYPAPDSDVLPRYVIAFRGTVDFKRPNILINDIMLNVKVARNEPEESSCFTLAMDRVKRLVKENGAPNVWLAGHSLGAAIALIVGRNMMLKQNCSLEAYLFNPPYISFPIEKYLGTSMVKDKEKLVRIARGIFKIGLAVAAECQINPQMQEQKADTFCLLSRWTPHLFVNPGDFVCSEYIAYFNDRLETGPQMMKLSKKGCTTVNLLLHFAWGKDLKDAMHLLPSADLTVNQSRPREKTAANDFIKNFKRAHELCQWWHREVRCQSTRYVYSTTEDPGQ from the exons ATGGGGAATAAGAAGAGAAATTTCGACATTTCAGGACCTAAACATCTCAAAGATATTGTTGACTG GAACAATGCAGATCACCGGAGATCTGCCATTTCCAGCTTGGTTCAAGGAGTATACGTCCTGGAAAGTGAGCGCGAAAATTCCACAAATGCTCAACCCTGGTACGAATCCTTCAAATTCCAGCTAGTTGAACCTCTCAAACGTGATGACCAGTCCATATTCGGTGCCATTTATAAATACATTGGCAAATACCCAGCACCTGATTCAGACGTACTCCCAAGATATGTTATTGCCTTCCGGGGCACAGTCGACTTCAAGCGTCCAAATATATTGATAAACGACATCATGTTGAACGTCAAAGTCGCACGTAACGAACCTGAAGAGAGCAGTTGCTTTACACTTGCCATGGATCGTGTTAAGCGCCTTGTTAAGGAGAATGGAGCTCCAAATGTATGGTTGGCTGGACATTCTTTGGGGGCAGCTATAGCATTAATCGTTGGAAGAAACATGATGTTAAAGCAGAATTGTTCTCTTGAAGCCTATCTTTTTAATCCACCATACATATCTTTTCCCATAGAGAAGTACTTGGGTACTAGTATGGTCAAAGACAAGGAGAAACTGGTCCGCATTGCACGCGGTATATTCAAGATAGGCCTCGCCGTTGCTGCAGAATGTCAAATTAATCCTCAAATGCAGGAGCAGAAGGCTGACACTTTTTGTTTGTTATCACGCTGGACTCCTCACCTGTTTGTGAACCCGGGTGATTTTGTTTGCTCAGAATATATTGCATACTTCAATGACAGGCTGGAAACAGGTCCACAAATGATGAAGCTCTCAAAAAAGGGCTGTACTACGGTAAATCTACTCCTACATTTTGCATGGGGGAAAGATTTAAAAGATGCAATGCATCTCCTTCCTTCTGCAGATCTGACTGTCAATCAATCTCGCCCACGCGAAAAAACTGCTGCTAATGATTTCATAAAGAATTTTAAACGCGCTCATGAACTTTGCCAGTGGTGGCATCGTGAAGTTCGCTGCCAATCAACTCGATATGTGTATTCTACCACAGAGGATCCCGGCCAGTAA